Proteins found in one Vallitalea guaymasensis genomic segment:
- a CDS encoding ECF transporter S component, whose product MKNTYFESSDIKKITYTGLMTALVLLATLVIKVPVPFTNGYIHLGDSMIFIAAILLGWKYGAFAAGVGSALADVIGGYAHWAIPTLIIKALMGAIVGICVSEKFRKKMYIYLSIVFAGGFAIFNVILRNILSSKISLETNALNNNLLDELELDSVEELISLTNRVETQLLIITILIPLIILGLSLLVAKLNNIKFKPAYTFGFVIAGTFMVFGYYIASYIMTGNYIVPIFSLPWNMVQFIMGLIIANLIVAGLNKSKLSIPLK is encoded by the coding sequence ATGAAAAATACATATTTTGAATCTAGCGACATTAAAAAAATTACTTATACAGGATTAATGACTGCCCTTGTATTACTAGCAACTTTGGTTATAAAAGTTCCAGTTCCTTTTACAAATGGTTATATTCATCTTGGCGATAGTATGATTTTTATTGCAGCTATTCTACTAGGATGGAAATATGGTGCTTTCGCTGCTGGAGTAGGTTCTGCACTAGCAGATGTAATTGGAGGATATGCACATTGGGCTATTCCCACTTTGATTATAAAAGCTTTGATGGGAGCAATTGTAGGAATATGTGTAAGCGAAAAATTCAGAAAGAAAATGTACATTTATTTAAGTATTGTTTTCGCTGGTGGATTTGCCATATTCAATGTTATACTTAGAAATATTCTTTCTAGTAAAATATCTCTAGAAACCAATGCACTAAATAACAATCTACTAGATGAACTCGAATTGGATTCTGTTGAGGAATTGATAAGTCTAACCAATAGAGTTGAAACACAGCTTCTTATAATAACAATACTGATTCCGTTAATTATTTTAGGTCTATCTTTACTGGTAGCTAAATTGAATAATATAAAATTCAAGCCTGCATATACTTTTGGTTTTGTTATAGCTGGAACTTTTATGGTTTTTGGTTATTATATAGCTTCATATATAATGACTGGCAATTATATTGTTCCTATATTCTCATTACCTTGGAATATGGTACAGTTTATAATGGGTCTTATTATAGCTAATCTTATAGTTGCAGGATTAAATAAAAGCAAATTGTCAATCCCATTAAAATAG
- a CDS encoding GerAB/ArcD/ProY family transporter, with the protein MKEVISNRQGISMIILLMLSESFVINPITDPNSDIWISILIAIGITCLIVVVYCRILVRYPGKNLYEILITVFGKIIGNVISILYVLYCFYVGALVLSTFILFTNVVGLINTPKSIIAIGVILLVIIGLKYGLEVMGRWSEFSVRIIYPIILLTIPLMLTMVEAFNLTPVLADGIQPIAKGAMEMITFPFAEVITLILIFSTKSISKSKSIYKVFIYGLLLGGFVLFCTHVSAYLCLGKYAYSSSYFPIYSAVSRINIGDILQRIEAIIAIIFIMSGFVKIAIYLLAGCKGVAVLLKLEDYKFIVTPLSIITLVVSLTTVSNIMELNFHIYYYNYMAILMQIIIPIITLIAVEIKCRFIEKK; encoded by the coding sequence GTGAAAGAAGTAATTTCAAACCGTCAAGGTATAAGTATGATTATTTTATTAATGTTATCAGAGTCATTTGTTATAAATCCTATTACAGACCCCAATTCAGATATATGGATATCAATACTGATAGCTATAGGGATAACATGTCTTATTGTAGTAGTATATTGTAGAATTTTGGTTAGATATCCTGGTAAGAACTTATATGAAATTCTTATTACAGTTTTTGGAAAGATTATAGGAAATGTCATAAGTATATTATATGTTCTATATTGCTTTTATGTGGGAGCCTTGGTATTAAGTACGTTCATTTTATTTACAAATGTAGTAGGACTGATTAATACTCCAAAATCAATAATTGCTATTGGAGTTATATTATTAGTTATTATTGGTTTAAAATATGGATTAGAAGTAATGGGTAGATGGTCAGAATTTTCTGTAAGAATTATCTATCCAATTATATTATTAACTATCCCCTTAATGTTGACTATGGTTGAAGCGTTCAATTTGACTCCAGTCCTTGCTGATGGTATTCAGCCAATAGCAAAGGGAGCTATGGAAATGATAACTTTTCCATTTGCTGAAGTAATTACATTGATCCTTATATTTAGTACTAAAAGCATAAGTAAATCAAAAAGTATATATAAAGTATTTATTTATGGATTGCTGTTAGGAGGATTCGTTTTATTTTGTACTCACGTTAGTGCTTATCTGTGTTTAGGGAAGTACGCTTATTCTAGTAGCTATTTTCCTATTTATTCAGCGGTAAGTAGGATCAATATTGGTGATATATTGCAAAGGATTGAGGCTATAATAGCTATTATTTTTATAATGAGCGGTTTTGTTAAAATAGCTATTTATTTGTTAGCTGGTTGTAAAGGAGTTGCCGTTTTATTGAAACTTGAGGATTATAAGTTTATTGTTACACCTCTTAGTATAATAACCCTTGTTGTATCTCTTACTACGGTATCAAATATTATGGAGTTGAATTTTCACATATATTATTACAACTATATGGCTATACTTATGCAGATAATAATTCCAATTATCACACTTATAGCAGTAGAAATTAAATGTAGGTTCATAGAAAAGAAATAA
- a CDS encoding ABC transporter ATP-binding protein: MLDKTNKIEEQLNNKVLKGSYKDIFRLFKYMFSSSFAACNLFMSFLILVSFLTPLSAYLWKILLDLIDNYSINKSSIINIVLALLGYYLIIYITDFLKRSTQVTGETAERLDVVQSNWLQCHLNKKIYTKLSNLSIELMEVPAINDMINRTLNYVGKPKGWGNSNLQMSVLLPFYNVIAKIISIVIISITLCVFSPWLCFIILFVPIPLIFTQMKVAERIFKVNRDNTIHYRKAEYYQDLLLKNAVKEVKTLRITNFLYNKWHDAVELYSKKEMSIQLKNQLINLFNITLNSLVGIFGSIFAITLLARGDISIGEFGCVMALINVLLVDTTSLFNNIGTILTKKLDCSQFFELIDIESEKAIGETIEEIHEISIDNISYRYPNTKRYVLKDVNIKINKGETIALVGENGAGKSTFVKLLTGILSPSKGEIYINSKPLSGCNINNYYNETSIVSQTPAKYYTFTVLDNVKMGDATRISDDEKAIEAIKFSGFTKEYNNILGKDIGGGELSGGEWQKISIAKAYFKDKDFLVLDEPTSNLDPLAETEIFKKYMKMAEDKTVFIVTHRISLAALAERILVFKDGKIIEVGNHKELIEKNGEYARLYNTQAKWYKR, from the coding sequence ATGTTAGATAAAACTAATAAAATAGAAGAACAGTTAAATAATAAAGTACTAAAAGGAAGTTATAAGGATATCTTCAGATTATTTAAATATATGTTTTCATCTTCATTTGCTGCATGTAATTTATTTATGTCATTTTTAATACTTGTGAGCTTTTTAACGCCACTATCAGCTTATCTATGGAAAATACTTTTAGATTTAATAGATAATTATAGTATCAACAAAAGCAGCATAATAAATATAGTCTTAGCGTTACTTGGATATTATTTAATTATATATATAACTGATTTTTTAAAACGATCAACTCAAGTAACAGGTGAAACAGCCGAAAGATTAGATGTAGTACAATCTAACTGGCTCCAATGCCATTTAAATAAAAAAATATATACCAAATTATCTAATCTATCAATAGAACTAATGGAAGTTCCTGCTATTAATGATATGATTAATAGAACCTTGAATTATGTAGGTAAACCAAAGGGGTGGGGTAATAGCAATTTACAAATGAGTGTATTACTACCTTTTTATAATGTAATTGCTAAAATAATAAGTATAGTAATCATATCAATAACACTTTGTGTTTTTAGTCCTTGGCTGTGTTTTATTATATTATTTGTTCCAATACCATTGATATTTACACAAATGAAGGTTGCAGAAAGAATATTTAAAGTTAATAGAGATAATACAATCCACTATAGAAAAGCAGAATACTATCAAGACTTATTATTAAAAAACGCTGTAAAAGAAGTAAAAACCCTTAGAATCACAAATTTCCTATACAATAAATGGCATGACGCAGTTGAATTATATTCTAAAAAAGAAATGTCAATTCAACTTAAAAACCAGCTAATTAATTTATTTAATATTACACTAAATAGTTTAGTAGGCATCTTTGGTAGTATATTTGCAATAACATTACTTGCTCGTGGCGACATTTCAATAGGCGAGTTTGGATGTGTTATGGCTTTAATAAATGTATTGCTGGTAGATACAACTTCATTATTTAATAACATCGGTACTATTTTAACTAAAAAACTTGACTGCTCACAGTTTTTTGAATTAATAGATATAGAATCAGAAAAAGCCATTGGTGAAACTATAGAAGAAATACACGAAATAAGTATTGACAATATATCTTATCGTTACCCGAATACTAAAAGATACGTGTTGAAAGATGTGAATATTAAAATAAATAAGGGCGAAACAATTGCTTTAGTAGGAGAAAATGGTGCTGGAAAATCAACGTTTGTAAAATTACTTACAGGAATATTATCACCATCAAAAGGCGAAATATATATAAATAGTAAACCACTTAGTGGATGTAATATTAATAACTACTATAATGAAACTTCAATAGTATCTCAAACACCTGCCAAATATTATACATTTACTGTACTGGATAACGTTAAAATGGGAGATGCTACTAGAATATCAGATGACGAAAAAGCAATAGAAGCTATTAAGTTTTCTGGTTTTACAAAAGAGTATAATAATATTCTTGGTAAGGATATAGGAGGGGGAGAGCTATCAGGAGGAGAATGGCAAAAAATTTCTATTGCTAAAGCATATTTTAAAGATAAAGATTTTCTTGTACTTGATGAACCTACAAGTAACTTAGATCCACTTGCTGAAACAGAAATATTTAAAAAATATATGAAAATGGCAGAGGATAAAACTGTTTTTATTGTAACTCATAGAATAAGTTTAGCTGCATTAGCAGAGAGAATATTAGTTTTTAAAGATGGTAAGATTATAGAAGTAGGTAATCACAAAGAATTAATAGAAAAAAATGGTGAGTATGCTAGATTATATAATACACAGGCAAAATGGTATAAGAGGTAA
- a CDS encoding DUF6142 family protein, whose translation MEDKKITLRLNNKKQSGHGIASFALGITSLILFLSAVGISAFGDRSTDSITLTIGLVEIIGFIVCIVGIIYGVIGELSKDTFKTFAHIGIGINLVMMIFHVLVIIYGFGG comes from the coding sequence ATGGAAGATAAGAAGATTACATTACGATTAAATAATAAAAAACAGTCTGGACATGGAATAGCTTCTTTTGCATTAGGGATCACATCTTTGATATTATTTCTAAGTGCAGTAGGAATATCTGCTTTTGGGGATAGAAGTACAGATAGTATTACTTTAACTATAGGGCTTGTTGAGATAATAGGATTTATTGTATGTATAGTTGGAATTATATATGGAGTGATTGGAGAACTATCAAAAGATACATTCAAAACTTTTGCTCATATAGGCATAGGTATAAATCTTGTAATGATGATATTTCATGTATTGGTGATTATATACGGTTTTGGAGGATAA
- a CDS encoding VanZ family protein produces MSTIHSNEFRKMFRIISFILFIIYLIILINVLFLDARYGRITGLKGYNLEPFRTIKNYLKYSGTNAIMTNIFGNILAFMPLGFFVPILFRRTRFFILMILISGFVSLAVEVLQYHYAVGSFDVDDIILNTLGGFIGYLIFRICYYIYYGIKYLKDKKN; encoded by the coding sequence ATGAGTACTATTCATTCAAATGAATTCAGAAAAATGTTTAGAATAATTAGTTTTATTCTTTTTATTATATATTTAATAATACTAATCAATGTATTATTTTTAGATGCTAGATATGGTAGGATTACTGGCTTGAAAGGGTATAACTTAGAACCATTCAGGACAATCAAAAACTATTTAAAATATAGTGGAACCAATGCCATCATGACTAATATTTTTGGTAATATACTTGCATTTATGCCTTTAGGATTTTTTGTGCCTATATTATTTAGACGAACAAGATTTTTTATATTAATGATATTAATTAGCGGATTTGTAAGTTTGGCAGTAGAAGTACTGCAATATCACTATGCAGTTGGAAGTTTTGACGTGGATGATATTATACTCAATACTCTTGGTGGGTTCATTGGGTATTTGATTTTTAGGATCTGTTATTATATATATTATGGCATAAAATATTTGAAAGATAAGAAAAACTAA
- a CDS encoding Ger(x)C family spore germination protein gives MRKKICFVAVYFITCILLVGCWDYREIDEVEIVLGLGVDSHITPSEEVDKLSETQFLVTYEIVGIESEQGQLKSRVLKDEGDTLYRAIRKIIEKNGKQVYLAHTKILIISEELAREGITEILDYTMRDAEYRPDVHVLITDNCDAGEMFKDDATDVASMRLNDTLKNQNKIGTFESSTVWNIIDKMTKKGFEPAIPLIRMDKEHVDGNLIHIVGGTAVFKASKMVGKLSEDETLYYLFIDNEIKNQPLSIEYYFEDQLGHISLEILSNETKVTPVVNGESLGVNIAVDCKVAINELSHQIDILDEKDRSDIEMNAEKDIEEGITELITHVQKDYNSDIFGFGDLIKRQKNKTWKKVEKDWDNIFQTLKITTDINVQIERSALSSHSIEIDKY, from the coding sequence TTGAGGAAAAAAATTTGTTTTGTGGCAGTATATTTTATTACATGTATCCTATTAGTTGGCTGTTGGGATTATAGAGAAATAGATGAGGTAGAGATAGTGTTAGGGCTTGGAGTAGATTCCCATATCACTCCTTCTGAGGAAGTAGATAAATTATCTGAGACTCAATTCCTTGTTACATATGAAATAGTTGGTATAGAAAGTGAACAAGGTCAGTTAAAAAGCAGGGTTTTAAAGGATGAAGGAGATACGTTATATAGAGCCATCAGAAAAATAATTGAAAAGAATGGTAAACAAGTATATCTAGCTCATACAAAAATATTAATAATCAGTGAAGAGTTAGCAAGGGAAGGCATAACTGAAATATTAGACTACACAATGAGAGATGCAGAATATAGACCAGATGTACATGTACTCATAACAGATAATTGTGATGCAGGAGAAATGTTCAAAGATGACGCTACTGATGTAGCTAGTATGAGATTAAACGATACATTAAAAAATCAAAATAAAATAGGTACATTTGAATCTTCTACAGTATGGAATATAATAGATAAAATGACCAAAAAAGGTTTTGAACCAGCTATTCCTTTAATTAGAATGGATAAGGAACATGTGGATGGGAATTTAATACACATTGTAGGTGGAACTGCTGTTTTTAAAGCATCAAAAATGGTAGGAAAATTATCAGAAGATGAAACATTGTATTATCTTTTTATTGACAATGAAATCAAGAATCAACCCTTATCCATAGAATATTACTTTGAAGATCAACTAGGGCATATTTCACTGGAAATATTGTCTAATGAAACAAAAGTAACTCCAGTAGTAAATGGAGAGTCCCTTGGAGTTAATATTGCAGTTGATTGCAAAGTAGCCATAAATGAGTTGAGTCACCAAATAGATATTCTAGATGAAAAGGATAGAAGTGATATAGAGATGAATGCTGAGAAAGATATTGAAGAAGGTATAACGGAATTAATTACTCACGTTCAAAAAGATTATAATTCAGATATATTCGGATTTGGAGATTTAATTAAAAGACAAAAAAACAAAACATGGAAAAAGGTTGAAAAAGATTGGGATAATATTTTTCAGACTTTAAAAATAACCACAGATATAAATGTGCAAATTGAGAGGTCAGCATTATCATCTCACTCAATAGAAATTGATAAATACTAG
- a CDS encoding GerAB/ArcD/ProY family transporter, with translation MDKTVMSNKQGICLIILFMSSSSLVLSSASEARRDIWIAILLGLAIAVLIVSMYSRVLSKFPDKNLYEINISVFGRIIGSIINLIFTLYSFYLGALVLKNFSLFIGVVGLEFTPLSVVSSAVIIIIIYGVKEGLEVLGRWSAFFAKIVFPIIIIVTLLMLNMVDVNNLKPILGDGIGPVLDGTFSIITFPYAELVIFVLIFNSKMFKGGNNIYKTFIYGLLLGGFLISAIVIGAYLAIGPFAYESSYFPIYSAVSRINIRDVLQRIEIIIAVTFMIGGFIKISACLLACCNGIVNILKLKDYKFIVTPVSLLLLVISLTTYQSMLDMVTELKNFRYVALIVQIILPLVIFIIIEIKSRLSKSK, from the coding sequence ATGGATAAAACGGTGATGTCTAATAAACAAGGCATATGTTTAATAATTTTATTTATGTCTAGTAGCTCGTTGGTACTATCTTCAGCTAGTGAAGCCAGAAGAGATATATGGATTGCGATATTATTAGGTCTTGCTATAGCTGTCTTAATCGTTTCAATGTATAGTAGAGTACTATCTAAATTTCCGGATAAGAATTTATATGAAATAAATATTAGTGTTTTTGGGAGAATTATCGGTTCCATAATAAATCTCATCTTTACACTTTACTCATTTTACCTGGGAGCTTTGGTATTAAAAAATTTTAGCTTATTTATAGGTGTTGTAGGATTAGAGTTCACACCTCTAAGCGTGGTGTCTTCTGCAGTAATAATAATTATTATTTATGGTGTCAAAGAAGGTTTAGAAGTATTAGGACGTTGGTCAGCTTTTTTTGCAAAAATAGTTTTTCCAATTATTATAATCGTAACGTTATTAATGCTTAATATGGTAGATGTCAATAATCTTAAACCTATTCTAGGGGATGGTATAGGACCTGTATTGGATGGTACATTCTCAATAATTACTTTTCCATATGCGGAGCTAGTCATTTTTGTATTAATTTTTAATAGTAAAATGTTTAAAGGTGGCAATAATATATATAAAACTTTTATATATGGTTTACTATTAGGAGGCTTTCTTATTAGCGCTATTGTAATAGGAGCTTATCTTGCTATTGGACCTTTTGCTTATGAAAGCAGCTATTTTCCAATATACTCAGCCGTTAGTAGAATTAATATTAGGGATGTTTTGCAGAGGATTGAAATAATTATAGCTGTTACTTTCATGATTGGTGGATTTATAAAAATCAGCGCTTGTCTATTAGCTTGTTGCAATGGCATAGTTAATATACTTAAATTAAAAGATTATAAGTTCATTGTGACTCCAGTAAGTTTGCTTTTATTAGTAATTTCACTTACAACATATCAAAGTATGCTGGATATGGTAACAGAGCTTAAGAATTTTAGATATGTAGCTTTAATTGTACAGATTATATTACCTTTAGTAATATTTATTATTATTGAGATAAAATCAAGGTTGTCAAAAAGCAAATAA
- a CDS encoding spore germination protein produces the protein MNKIFNKSLTYNIDLFKKEFKDDDSIVYRLFQNEGSKKKFCLIYVKSMVNDEVMSDNIFKPIMSADIKRHENSTEFMDYVVNKIVSINEVEKSSDFTTLVENLYIGKSILFIDGFAKGAILNTLDWSSRSINEPISETIIKGPREGFNEVIYTNISLIRRRIVSQHLKVKFREIGNITKTKVCICYIEEIAKDEIVKEVERRLDKIDIDGILDTGYIEEFITDEPISLFKTLFSTEKPDTVCGKLLEGRVAIICNGSPSVITTPFVFIEYFQVDEDYYQQYYFATFNRMLRYLAFFLTTSVPAIYIALTNYHQELIPTPLILSIFEARQGIPFPSFLEAFIMIIVFELIRESGIRISKYSGSAISIVGALVVGEAAVQARLVSQPMIIVIGITGIANFLLPKMANSTIFIRIIFLFLASILGLYGYIFGVIFLSLHLFSIRSFGIPYMLNVDSMEDAINMKDAYIRAPWWYMDMRGKLISKKRNRKKNIAKN, from the coding sequence ATGAATAAAATATTTAACAAAAGTTTAACTTATAATATTGATTTGTTTAAGAAAGAATTCAAGGATGATGATAGCATCGTTTATCGATTGTTTCAGAATGAAGGAAGTAAAAAAAAGTTTTGCCTGATTTATGTTAAGAGCATGGTTAATGATGAAGTAATGTCTGATAATATATTTAAGCCTATAATGAGTGCAGATATAAAAAGACATGAAAATAGTACAGAATTTATGGATTATGTTGTTAACAAGATAGTAAGTATCAACGAAGTAGAGAAATCAAGTGATTTTACAACTCTTGTTGAAAATCTATATATAGGAAAAAGTATATTATTTATTGATGGTTTTGCAAAAGGTGCTATATTAAACACTCTTGACTGGTCTTCAAGGTCTATTAATGAGCCAATATCAGAGACTATAATCAAAGGACCAAGGGAAGGTTTTAATGAAGTTATATATACGAATATTTCTTTGATCAGAAGGAGAATTGTATCTCAACATTTAAAAGTCAAATTTAGAGAGATTGGAAATATAACTAAAACAAAAGTATGCATCTGTTATATAGAGGAGATTGCTAAAGATGAGATTGTGAAAGAAGTAGAGAGAAGATTGGATAAGATTGATATAGACGGTATATTGGATACTGGTTATATTGAAGAATTCATAACTGATGAACCAATATCATTATTTAAGACATTATTCTCAACAGAGAAACCTGATACTGTATGTGGCAAATTACTTGAAGGAAGAGTAGCTATTATATGTAATGGGTCACCTTCTGTAATTACTACACCATTTGTTTTTATTGAATACTTTCAAGTGGATGAAGATTATTATCAGCAATATTATTTTGCTACATTTAATAGAATGCTTCGATATTTAGCATTTTTTCTTACTACTAGTGTTCCAGCTATTTATATTGCACTGACTAACTATCACCAAGAATTAATACCTACCCCGTTAATATTAAGTATATTTGAAGCTAGGCAAGGTATACCTTTCCCGTCGTTTTTAGAAGCTTTTATAATGATTATTGTATTTGAATTGATAAGGGAATCAGGTATTAGGATATCTAAATATAGTGGTTCGGCTATAAGTATCGTAGGTGCTCTTGTAGTTGGTGAAGCAGCAGTACAAGCTAGATTGGTCAGCCAGCCTATGATAATCGTGATCGGTATAACGGGAATAGCTAATTTCTTGTTGCCTAAGATGGCCAATTCAACCATTTTCATTAGAATAATTTTCTTGTTTTTAGCTTCAATATTAGGTTTATATGGATATATTTTTGGAGTAATATTCTTAAGTCTTCATTTATTCTCTATTAGAAGCTTTGGTATACCATATATGTTGAATGTTGATTCAATGGAAGATGCAATAAACATGAAAGATGCATATATTAGGGCGCCGTGGTGGTATATGGATATGAGAGGCAAATTAATTTCTAAAAAAAGAAATAGGAAGAAAAATATAGCCAAAAATTAA
- a CDS encoding ABC transporter ATP-binding protein, whose translation MREIFKAYKLLFGFGKKYCKLLLYKVFILAIIAGLLAPVGIYIDKEIINRALLSAKFNNFEIKSLIPLFIAFAIIALLKQFLSDLSYGYYSQKFQLVIRTKVRGELLEKASKIKYEYFEDEKTVEIIDRTFNDFDNSVRLLFPMYVVYFLTSSISLVGFIVFTAKQAWWVPLVLLLPFFPYLFLQYIKRYDFYNVIEKYWKKDRINDILAEYLKSRNYIREQRIFNSFNYLIDIYEQRIIKRNKEFEKEYKKYWKDNLIYNLIIDITIVINLLIQLYMLLTNNPNTSIGLFIALSGQILGLKGLYSGLIVPILSSVRQMRYINFYYKFYEFENTKSGSINIVPKEIEIEFSDVYFKYPGTDKYILNGVSFKIPKGKKISLVGANGEGKTTLIKLLLGLFEPTSGHILLNNILLDDYSEEARCNIFAPIFQDFYKYSLSLKENIAVGSIDNIDNYKMICEAAESAGVTQFLYKLPNSYDSQLNRDFTEGVDLSGGQWQRIALARAFMGNKPCILLDEPTSQLDPMAEAKLYEEFSNIIKDKTSIFITHRLASTKITDKIFVLKDGKIEEEGSHDELMTHMGIYYDMFNSQRSWYKEENIC comes from the coding sequence GTGAGAGAAATATTTAAAGCGTATAAGCTTTTATTTGGGTTTGGAAAAAAGTATTGCAAATTACTCTTGTACAAAGTGTTTATATTGGCAATTATAGCAGGATTATTAGCACCTGTTGGAATTTATATTGATAAAGAAATTATAAATAGAGCCTTATTATCAGCAAAATTTAATAATTTCGAGATAAAAAGCCTTATACCATTATTTATAGCTTTTGCTATAATAGCTCTACTAAAACAATTTTTATCTGATCTTAGTTATGGATATTACAGTCAAAAATTTCAACTAGTCATTAGAACAAAAGTAAGAGGAGAATTACTAGAAAAAGCATCCAAAATAAAATATGAGTATTTTGAAGATGAAAAGACAGTGGAAATCATTGATAGGACATTTAATGATTTTGATAATTCAGTACGCTTACTATTTCCTATGTATGTTGTATATTTTCTTACAAGTTCAATATCTTTAGTTGGTTTTATTGTATTTACAGCCAAACAAGCTTGGTGGGTACCATTAGTGCTATTATTACCATTCTTTCCATATCTGTTTTTACAATATATTAAACGATATGACTTTTACAATGTAATAGAAAAATACTGGAAAAAAGATAGAATAAATGATATTCTTGCAGAATATTTAAAGAGCAGGAATTATATAAGAGAGCAGAGAATATTTAACTCTTTTAATTATTTAATAGATATCTATGAACAAAGAATAATAAAAAGGAATAAAGAGTTTGAAAAAGAGTATAAAAAATATTGGAAAGACAATCTTATATATAATCTGATTATTGATATTACTATTGTTATAAACCTATTAATTCAACTGTATATGCTACTTACTAATAATCCTAACACAAGTATAGGATTATTTATTGCATTATCAGGGCAGATTCTTGGGTTAAAAGGATTATATTCAGGCTTAATAGTACCTATTTTATCAAGTGTAAGGCAGATGAGATATATTAATTTTTACTATAAGTTCTATGAATTCGAGAACACTAAAAGTGGTAGTATAAATATAGTACCAAAAGAGATAGAAATAGAATTTAGTGATGTATATTTTAAATATCCAGGAACAGATAAATACATATTAAATGGTGTATCATTTAAAATTCCAAAAGGTAAAAAGATATCTTTAGTTGGTGCTAACGGCGAAGGTAAAACAACTCTAATAAAATTATTACTAGGATTATTTGAACCAACTAGTGGACATATATTACTTAATAATATACTACTTGATGATTATTCTGAAGAAGCTAGATGTAATATATTTGCACCGATATTCCAAGATTTTTATAAATACTCTTTATCATTAAAAGAAAACATTGCTGTAGGAAGTATTGATAATATTGATAATTATAAAATGATATGTGAAGCTGCTGAAAGTGCGGGGGTAACCCAATTTTTATATAAACTTCCTAATAGTTATGATTCACAATTGAATCGTGATTTTACTGAGGGGGTTGATTTATCAGGAGGTCAGTGGCAGCGTATAGCACTAGCTCGAGCTTTTATGGGTAACAAACCATGTATACTTCTTGATGAACCTACGTCCCAACTTGATCCAATGGCTGAAGCTAAGTTATATGAAGAATTTTCTAATATTATAAAAGATAAAACCTCCATCTTTATTACTCATAGATTAGCATCTACTAAAATAACTGATAAGATATTTGTGCTAAAAGATGGTAAAATAGAAGAAGAAGGTAGCCATGATGAGTTAATGACTCATATGGGTATATATTATGACATGTTTAATTCTCAACGCAGCTGGTATAAGGAGGAGAATATATGTTAG